The following proteins are encoded in a genomic region of Tenebrio molitor chromosome 7, icTenMoli1.1, whole genome shotgun sequence:
- the Diap2 gene encoding death-associated inhibitor of apoptosis 2, which produces MNVEQNRLDTFQEWPHDAVVSPQRIAKAGFFYTRQDLTVECFSCHLQISEWNYGDQVMAKHKTLSPSCPFVLNPTTSGNVPTISQPTNVPSSSTTSDSMKDEATRLKTFKKWPIPHIVSPESLARAGFYYLNTGDTTKCAFCKGVVRAWEVGDDPDREHKRHFEDCPFVLTEIVPRLNPNPSNGVRTDSSFSNLHLVANENLHCLGVQTHKGPKKPNFATLESRLRSFAMWPPDLIQTPDILSQAGFYYEGMGDQVRCFHCDGGLRHWDPQDDPWTEHARWFPRCSFIKLVKGQDFVTACSLELNVNSNLEEVDQKNYHPVPRKREVSERQVQEQMIGEVALSALSIGLNVERVKRAIREKLEQTGRGYSQPDALVEAALNLQHSEEDISEEQESSIHVKNVVENVLDNVIARSCGDIKDTNSSLDSNTIANNKDSSKVNKPLTLEEENRILKEARLCKICMDAEVGIVFLPCGHLTTCINCAPNLEDCPVCRSTIKATVRTFLS; this is translated from the exons ATGAACGTCGAACAGAACAGATTAGACACTTTCCAGGAATGGCCACACGATGCAGTCGTAAGTCCGCAGAGAATAGCCAAAGCTGGTTTTTTTTACACGAGACAAGATTTGACGGTGGAATGTTTCTCTTGCCATTTGCAAATATCGGAATGGAACTACGGCGACCAAGTCATGGCCAAACACAAAACTCTCAGCCCTTCTTGCCCTTTCGTTTTAAATCCAACTACCTCAGGAAATGTTCCTACAATATCACAACCTACCAACGTACCTTCCTCATCGACCACCAGCGACTCCATGAAAGACGAAGCGACAAGACTCAAAACGTTCAAGAAATGGCCTATACCTCATATCGTGTCTCCCGAGAGTCTGGCCCGCGCCGGATTCTACTATCTCAACACCGGAGACACCACCAAGTGCGCTTTCTGCAAAGGGGTGGTCAGGGCGTGGGAAGTCGGCGACGACCCCGACCGCGAACACAAGAGACACTTTGAGGACTGCCCCTTCGTCCTGACCGAGATCGTCCCGCGACTCAATCCGAATCCATCGAACGGAGTCAGGACCGACTCGTCTTTCTCCAATTTACACCTAGTGGCCAACGAAAATCTGCACTGCTTGGGCGTGCAAACGCACAAGGGACCAAAGAAGCCAAACTTCGCCACCCTAGAGTCGAGACTGCGATCGTTCGCGATGTGGCCCCCAGATTTGATCCAGACCCCCGATATTCTGTCACAAGCGGGGTTCTACTACGAGGGCATGGGCGATCAGGTCAGATGTTTTCACTGCGACGGGGGCCTCAGACACTGGGACCCGCAGGATGACCCCTGGACCGAGCACGCCAGGTGGTTCCCGAGGTGCTCGTTCATCAAGCTGGTCAAAGGGCAAGATTTCGTCACGGCCTGTTCCCTCGAACTCAACGTGAACAGCAATCTG GAGGAGGTCGACCAGAAGAACTACCACCCTGTGCCGAGGAAGCGCGAGGTAAGCGAGCGACAAGTCCAGGAGCAGATGATCGGAGAGGTGGCGCTTTCGGCGCTAAGCATAGGTTTGAACGTGGAGCGAGTGAAGAGAGCGATTCGAGAGAAGTTGGAGCAGACGGGTCGAGGGTACTCGCAGCCGGACGCCTTGGTGGAAGCCGCGCTGAACCTGCAGCACAGCGAGGAGGACATATCGGAAGAGCAGGAATCGTCGATCCATGTGAAAAATGTCGTAGAGAACGTTTTAGATAATGTAATAGCGAGAAGTTGCGGTGATATTAAAGATACCAATTCGTCACTAGATAGTAATACGATCGCAAACAACAAAGACTCTTCCAAAGTGAACAAGCCGCTGACGCTAGAAGAGGAGAATCGAATTCTGAAAGAGGCGAGACTGTGCAAGATCTGCATGGACGCGGAGGTGGGAATCGTGTTCTTGCCGTGCGGACACCTCACCACTTGCATCAACTGCGCCCCCAACCTGGAGGACTGTCCGGTCTGCAGGTCCACCATCAAGGCGACCGTTAGAACGTTTTtgtcataa
- the Acat1 gene encoding acetyl-CoA acetyltransferase, mitochondrial isoform X2, which produces MSSFKLSQVIGLASRNYSTKPQLNEVVIVSAVRTPIGSFLGSLSSVHVTKLGSTAIQGAVERSGIPKEEIKEVYLGNVCQGGVGQAPARQATIFAGFPKSTICTTVNKVCASGMKSVMLAAQSLQTGHQEVVLAGGMESMSNVPYYMKRGATPYGGVNLIDGIVFDGLTDVYNKFHMGNCAENTAKKLGITRQQQDDYAISSYKRSADAYANNQFASELVTVSVPQRRGQPDLVFSSDEEYKRVDFNKFGKLATVFQRENGTVTAGNASTLNDGAAALVLTTPDAAKRLNAKPLARIVGFQDGATDPIDFPVAPAVAIPTLLKNTGVKKEDVALWEINEAFSVVVLANQQLLDLDPARVNVHGGAVSLGHPIGMSGARIIVHLVHALKPGEKGVASICNGGGGASSIMIEKL; this is translated from the exons ATGTCCAGTTTCAAATTATCACAG GTTATTGGCCTGGCCAGCAGAAACTACAGCACAAAGCCCCAACTGAACGAAGTGGTAATAGTCTCAGCTGTTAGAACCCCGATCGGATCGTTCCTGGGTTCTTTATCGTCCGTCCATGTGACAAAATTAGGATCGACCGCAATCCAAGGCGCCGTTGAACGCTCTGGAATTCcaaaagaagaaatcaaagaGGTCTATTTGGGAAATGTTTGTCAGGGAGGCGTGGGTCAAGCGCCTGCCAGGCAGGCAACCATCTTTGCAGGCTTTCCGAAATCCACCATTTGCACCACGGTTAACAAAGTCTGCGCTTCCGGTATGAAATCTGTGATGCTGGCTGCGCAGAGTCTGCAGACCGGACACCAAGAAGTGGTGCTCGCTGGGGGGATGGAGTCCATGTCGAACGTCCCCTACTACATGAAAAGAGGAGCGACTCCGTACGGCGGGGTGAATTTGATCGATGGTATAGTCTTTGATGGACTGACAGACGTCTACAACAAGTTCCACATGGGGAATTGCGCTGAGAACACCGCGAAGAAACTGGGAATCACGCGACAACAGCAGGACGATTATGCAATATCGAGCTACAAGAGAAGCGCTGACGCTTACGCCAACAACCAATTCGCGTCAGAGCTCGTCACCGTGAGTGTGCCCCAGAGGAGAGGACAGCCGGATCTGGTGTTTTCCTCCGACGAGGAGTACAAAAGAGTCGACTTCAACAAGTTTGGTAAACTGGCGACCGTTTTCCAGAGAGAAAACGGTACAGTAACCGCCGGCAACGCCTCCACTCTGAACGACGGCGCCGCCGCTCTCGTCTTAACAACTCCAGACGCTGCCAAAAGACTGAACGCCAAGCCGTTGGCTAGAATTGTGGGTTTCCAAGATGGCGCCACTGACCCCATAGACTTTCCAGTGGCACCGGCAGTTGCCATTCCCACCCTCCTGAAGAACACGGGAGTGAAAAAAGAGGATGTGGCGTTGTGGGAAATCAACGAGGCCTTCAGCGTCGTCGTCTTGGCCAACCAGCAACTCCTAGACTTGGATCCAGCTAGAGTGAACGTCCACGGAGGAGCTGTCAGCTTGGGGCATCCCATTGGGATGTCGGGCGCTAGGATTATTGTGCACCTGGTGCACGCTCTCAAACCTGGAGAGAAAGGTGTTGCCTCCATTTGTAATGGTGGCGGCGGTGCATCCTCGATTATGATCGAGAAGTTGTAA
- the Acat1 gene encoding acetyl-CoA acetyltransferase, mitochondrial isoform X1, with protein sequence MSSFKLSQVIGLASRNYSTKPQLNEVVIVSAVRTPIGSFLGSLSSVHVTKLGSTAIQGAVERSGIPKEEIKEVYLGNVCQGGVGQAPARQATIFAGFPKSTICTTVNKVCASGMKSVMLAAQSLQTGHQEVVLAGGMESMSNVPYYMKRGATPYGGVNLIDGIVFDGLTDVYNKFHMGNCAENTAKKLGITRQQQDDYAISSYKRSADAYANNQFASELVTVSVPQRRGQPDLVFSSDEEYKRVDFNKFGKLATVFQRENGTVTAGNASTLNDGAAALVLTTPDAAKRLNAKPLARIVGFQDGATDPIDFPVAPAVAIPTLLKNTGVKKEDVALWEINEAFSVVVLANQQLLDLDPARVNVHGGAVSLGHPIGMSGARIIVHLVHALKPGEKGVASICNGGGGASSIMIEKLAESLPRDQLPKITLYTKDPCPLCDELKAKLVPYMHRIQFESVDITKKENVRWLRLYRYEIPVVFLNGEYLCKHSLDENLLDHKLKIIESR encoded by the exons ATGTCCAGTTTCAAATTATCACAG GTTATTGGCCTGGCCAGCAGAAACTACAGCACAAAGCCCCAACTGAACGAAGTGGTAATAGTCTCAGCTGTTAGAACCCCGATCGGATCGTTCCTGGGTTCTTTATCGTCCGTCCATGTGACAAAATTAGGATCGACCGCAATCCAAGGCGCCGTTGAACGCTCTGGAATTCcaaaagaagaaatcaaagaGGTCTATTTGGGAAATGTTTGTCAGGGAGGCGTGGGTCAAGCGCCTGCCAGGCAGGCAACCATCTTTGCAGGCTTTCCGAAATCCACCATTTGCACCACGGTTAACAAAGTCTGCGCTTCCGGTATGAAATCTGTGATGCTGGCTGCGCAGAGTCTGCAGACCGGACACCAAGAAGTGGTGCTCGCTGGGGGGATGGAGTCCATGTCGAACGTCCCCTACTACATGAAAAGAGGAGCGACTCCGTACGGCGGGGTGAATTTGATCGATGGTATAGTCTTTGATGGACTGACAGACGTCTACAACAAGTTCCACATGGGGAATTGCGCTGAGAACACCGCGAAGAAACTGGGAATCACGCGACAACAGCAGGACGATTATGCAATATCGAGCTACAAGAGAAGCGCTGACGCTTACGCCAACAACCAATTCGCGTCAGAGCTCGTCACCGTGAGTGTGCCCCAGAGGAGAGGACAGCCGGATCTGGTGTTTTCCTCCGACGAGGAGTACAAAAGAGTCGACTTCAACAAGTTTGGTAAACTGGCGACCGTTTTCCAGAGAGAAAACGGTACAGTAACCGCCGGCAACGCCTCCACTCTGAACGACGGCGCCGCCGCTCTCGTCTTAACAACTCCAGACGCTGCCAAAAGACTGAACGCCAAGCCGTTGGCTAGAATTGTGGGTTTCCAAGATGGCGCCACTGACCCCATAGACTTTCCAGTGGCACCGGCAGTTGCCATTCCCACCCTCCTGAAGAACACGGGAGTGAAAAAAGAGGATGTGGCGTTGTGGGAAATCAACGAGGCCTTCAGCGTCGTCGTCTTGGCCAACCAGCAACTCCTAGACTTGGATCCAGCTAGAGTGAACGTCCACGGAGGAGCTGTCAGCTTGGGGCATCCCATTGGGATGTCGGGCGCTAGGATTATTGTGCACCTGGTGCACGCTCTCAAACCTGGAGAGAAAGGTGTTGCCTCCATTTGTAATGGTGGCGGCGGTGCATCCTCGATTATGATCGAGAAGTT GGCAGAGAGCTTACCTCGTGATCAGCTTCCAAAAATAACTCTCTACACCAAAGATCCTTGCCCTTTATGTGACGAGTTGAAAGCTAAGCTGGTTCCTTACATGCACAGGATACAATTTGAAAGTGTTGACATAACAAAGAAGGAAAACGTAAGGTGGTTGAGGCTATATAGGTACGAAATACCTGTGGTGTTTTTGAACGGAGAATATTTGTGCAAACATAGCTtagatgaaaatttattagatCATAAgcttaaaattattgaaagtaGATAA